One Paucibacter aquatile genomic window, GAGCTGGACAAGAAGATCCAGGCCGCCCGCATGCCCAAGGAAGCGCGCAAGAAGGCCGACGCCGAGCTGAAGAAGCTCAAGCTGATGTCGCCCATGTCGGCCGAGGCCACGGTGGTGCGCAACTACATCGAGACCTTGGTCAATCTGCCCTGGAGCAAGAAGACCAAGATCAAGTTCGATCTGTCCAATGCCGTCGACGTGCTGAACGAAGACCATTACGGCCTGGACAAGGTCAAGGACCGCATCGTCGAGTACCTCGCCGTGCAACAGCGCGTGGACAAGGTCAAGGCGCCCATCCTGTGCCTGGTCGGCCCTCCGGGTGTCGGCAAGACCTCGCTGGGTCAATCGGTGGCGCGTGCCACCGGCCGCAAGTTCGTGCGCATGGCACTGGGTGGCGTACGGGATGAAGCCGAAATCCGCGGCCACCGCCGCACCTACATCGGCTCCATGCCGGGCAAGGTGCTGCAGAGCCTGTCCAAGGTCGGCACGCGCAACCCGCTTTTCCTGCTCGACGAGATCGACAAGCTGGGCATGGACTTCCGCGGTGATCCGTCTTCGGCCCTGCTCGAAGTGCTGGACCCGGAGCAGAACCACACCTTCGGTGACCACTACGTCGAGGTCGACTTCGACCTGTCCGATGTGATGTTCATCGCCACCTCCAACTCGATGAACATCCCGCCGGCGCTGTTGGACCGGATGGAAGTGATCCGCCTCTCGGGTTACACCGAGGACGAGAAGGTCAACATCGCCCAGCGCTATCTGCTGCCCAAGCAGAGTAAGAACAATGGCGTCAAGGACGAGGAGATGGAAGTCACCGAGTCCGCCATTCGCGGCATCATCCGCTACTACACCCGTGAAGCCGGTGTGCGTTCGTTGGAGCGCGAAGTCTCCAAGATCTGCCGCAAGGTGGTGAAGGGCCTGACGCTCAAGACCATCGAGGGCAAGGCGGTGGTGACCGAGGACAACCTCCACGACTTCCTGGGCGTGCGCAAGTACGACTTCGGCCGCGCCGAGAAGAAGAACCAGGTCGGCCAGGTGGTCGGACTGGCCTGGACCGAGGTGGGCGGCGATCTGCTGACCATCGAAGCCACGGCCATGCCGGGCAAGGGCAACATCATCCGCACCGGTTCGCTGGGCGATGTGATGAAGGAATCCGTCGAGGCGGCGCGTACGGTGGTGCGTTCACGCGCCCGCCTGCTGGGCATCAAGGACGAGCTGTTCGAGAAGCGCGATGTGCACGTCCACGTGCCCGACGGCGCCACGCCCAAGGACGGCCCGAGCGCGGGTGCCGCCATGACCACGGCCTTTGTCTCGGCCCTGACGGGCATCCCGGTGCGTGCCGATGTGGCGATGACCGGTGAGATCACCTTGCGCGGTGAAGTCACAGCCATCGGCGGCCTGAAGGAGAAGCTGCTGGCGGCTCATCGTGGCGGCATCAAGACCGTGATGATCCCGGAAGAGAACGTCAAGGACTTGCAAGACATCCCCGAGAACGTGAAGAACCAGCTCGAAATCGTGCCGGTGCGTTGGATCGATCGGGTGCTGGAAGTGGCGCTGGAATCCATGCCTGTGCCGTTGCCCGATGACGAGCCGGCGGCTGCGGCCAAGACCGAGCCGGTGGTGGCCGCGCCTGCGGCCACGCACTGACGCTGCGAAGTCGTCTCCCCGCTCGTTCCTCCGAATCTGGCAGGGGGCTTGCAGAACAGCAAAAATCTGGTTTAGAATCTGCGCTTCGACAGGTTGCCGAGGCAGCTGGAAACAGCAAAATCAGCAAGGTGTTGAAGTAGCAAGCGATGCGGGTGTAGCTCAGTTGGTAGAGCGCAACCTTGCCAAGGTTGAGGTCACGAGTTCGAGCCTCGTTACCCGCTCCAGAAATACAAGAATCCACTCATGTTTGCATGAGATGATTCGCAAAAAGGGAGGCCCCGGCTTCCCTTTTTTAATCAGCTGAAATCTCGGTTTCTGCTGATTAAAGGAAGAAGAGTTTGGCGCGATAGCAAAGCGGTTATGCCCCGGATTGCAAATCCGGTTAGTCCAGTTCGACTCTGGATCGCGCCTCCAAAATTTGATGTGCATATGCGGGTGTAGCTCAGTTGGTAGAGCGCAACCTTGCCAAGGTTGAGGTCACGAGTTCGAGCCTCGTTACCCGCTCCAAACAGGCGATTGGCCGGTGTTTGAAGAAACTGCTTCATGCAGAGACTAAGAAACCAGGCGCCGTTGGAATTGAAGAAGGGAAGCCTGATGGCTTCCCTTTTTGTTTTGCGCCGTGAATTCAGCATTGCAGACATGGCGCTATGGACGCCCGGTGTTCAATGACCTGCGCAACGGAGGCCGGCGGTGGCAGCTGGGCCTGAACAGAGTTCGCGTCAATTCAAAAATCTCGCGAGAAGGCTTGCGAGAAGCAAAATATTCGGTATAGAATGCAAGACTTCGCTGATGACGCATTTGATGATTCAAGTGCAAAAACAGCGAAGCGAAAACAAGATGGACACAGTGTCATCAGTTCGGAAGCTGGTTTGCTCGGCAAGCTGGTGGAAGAAAACGATGCGGGTGTAGCTCAGTTGGTAGAGCGCAACCTTGCCAAGGTTGAGGTCACGAGTTCGAGCCTCGTTACCCGCTCCAAATTTGTTTTCACAACCCTACCAACGGGTTTGCTGCCGGTGCGGAGTAGATTCGAAAAATGCGGGTGTAGCTCAGTTGGTAGAGCGCAACCTTGCCAAGGTTGAGGTCACGAGTTCGAGCCTCGTTACCCGCTCCAGATCTGCAAAAGGGAAGCCAGCGGCTTCCCTTTTTGCATTCCACAGTCGCCGTGCATTCGCGTCAGCAGACGCAGCGATAATGCGCGACCTGACCGCCGCCCGGGTGGTGAAATTGGTAGACGCAGCGGACTTAAAATCCGCCGACCTCACGGTCGTACGGGTTCAAGTCCCGTCCTGGGCACCAGCAGCGCGCCAGCGTTTCAGGTGAAGGCTGCCAGCAAGCGCTCCAGCGCCACGGTGAAAGGCGTTTGCATCAGCGGCAGGGTGGCGACCATGCCGATCAGCCCAATGCTCACGGTTAGCGGGAAGCCGACCGAGAACACGCCGATCTGCGGCGCCACGCGCGAGATCACACCCAGCACCAGGTTCACAAACATCAGCATGGTGATCAGCGGCAAGGCGATCCACAGGCCGATGCGGAAGATCTCGGCGCCCCAGACCTGAGGCTTGGCCACGCGCAAGAAGTGGAAGGGCTCATCACCGACCGGGAAGACCTGAAAGCTCTGGATCAAGGCATTGATCAGCAGCAGATGGCCGTTGATGGCGATGAACAGAAAGGCCACCATGCTGCCGAAAAAGCGCGCGCTGGCCGTGCCCTGGCTGCCCGTGGCGGGATCGAAAAAGCCAGCGTAGTTCAGGCCCATCTGCAGGCCGATCAATTCGCCCGCGAACTCCAGCGAGGCGAACACCAAGCGAACCGCAAACCCCATGGACAGGCCGATCAGCATCTGCTGAGCCAGTAGCAGCAAGAGCATGGGCAAGGAGTCCAGCGGCGCCAGTGGCATGACCGGCAGCGAGGGCTGGGCCGCCAGCGAGATGAAGAGCGCCAGGCCGACCTTGACCCGCGCCGGCACATTGCGCTGGCTGAACACCGGCATGCCGGCAAACAGCGCCAGGGTGCGGACGAAGGGCCACAGCAGCGGGTTCAACCACGCCAGCAGCTGCGCCTCCGTGACGGAAAACATCAGCTGACCACTTGCGGAATGGTTTTCAGTGTGCGCTGGATGTATTCGACCAGGGTGGTCACCATCCAGGGCCCGGTGATGGATAGCACCAGCACGGCCGCCAGCACCTTGGGCACAAAGCTCAAGGTCGATTCATTGATCTGCGTGGCGGCCTGGAACACGCTGACCAGCACCCCGACGGCGAGCACGGTCAGCAGCACCGGCGCCGACACCAGCATCAGGACATAGAGGCCTTGCTGGCCGAAGGTGAAGACTTGTTGTGCGTCCATGAGTTGAGGGCTCCGGGGCTTCAGGTGACGAACGATGCGGCCAGTGAGCCGAGCAAGAGGTTCCAGCCATCGGCCAGAACGAAGAGCATGAGCTTGAAGGGCAGGGCCACCAGCACCGGTGACAACATCATCATGCCCAGGCTCATCAGCACGCTGCTGACGATCATGTCGATCACCAGGAAGGGGATGAAGATCAGGAAGGCGATCTGGAAGGCGCTCTTCAGCTCGCTGGTCACAAAGGCCGGCACCAGCACCTTGAAGGGCACATCCTCGGCCTTGACGCTGTCATCGAGCTTGGCCAGACGCGCAAACAGCGAGACATCGGCCTGGCGGGTCTGTTTGAGCATGAAGCTGCGCATCGGCGGCTCGGCCCGCTTGATGGCTTCCTCGAAGGGCAGGGCGCCGGTGCTGTACGGCTGCCAGGCTTCGGCGTAGACCTTGTCCAGCGTCGGGCTCATGACGAAGAAGGTCAGGAACAGCGACAGGCCGACGATCACCTGATTCGGCGGCGCGGCCTGGGTGCCCAGGGCCTGACGCATCAGCGAGAGCACGATGACGATGCGGGTGAAGCCCGTCATCATCAAGAGCACCGCGGGCAGAAAGCCCAGCGCCGTGAAGAACAGCAGGGTCTGGATGGGCACCGAGAAGCTGCCGCCATTGGCGCCCTGGCCCAGCAGCAAAGGGATTGTGGCCGGCGGGGTGCTGCTCTGGGCCCAGGCGCTGGCAGACAGCAGCAGACCGGTGCTCAGCAAGGCAGCTCGGCCCAGCCAGGCTTCAGCTCGCATCGCGGCCTCCGGCAGATTTGTCCTCGACATGGGCTGGCGTCTGGCCGCGCAGGCGCGCGCCCAGCTGCTGCGCGAAACTGCCGTTAGCAAAGGGCGCCAGGCCCGTGGCACTCGGGGCTTCGGCCTGCGGCGGCATCACATGCAAGGTGTTGATCTGCTGGCCCGTCACCCCCAGCACCAGCCAGCGGCGGTCGTCGCCCTGGCCGACTTCCACCGTCAGCAGGCGTTGATTGGGGGCGATGGGCAGTTGCGCGACCAGGCGCATGGCGCCGTGAGTCTGGCTGCCCGCGCCGCCCAGAGGCGTGCGCTTGAGCAGCCACAAGGCCAAGGGAATCAGGCACAGAATGGCCAGAAACCAGAGCAGGGGCAGCAGGGGTGAGGAGTTCATGGGCCCGATTGTGGGCCAAGCCAGGGCGGCGATGCGCCCTGAAGTGCCGGGTCTTGCCCCGGGAACTCAGGCTTTTGCGTGCAGGGGCGCTCCAGCCTTGCGAACGAATCTCGCGATCAGGCCTTGGAGAGACGGCGCATGCGCTCCGAGGGTGTGACGATGTCGGTCAGGCGAATCCCGAACTTGTCGTTCACCACCACCACCTCGCCCTGTGCGATCAGGTAACCGTTCACCAGCACGTCCATCGGCTCACCCGCCAGGGCGTCCAGTTCCACCACCGAGCCCTGCGCCAGTTGCAGGATGTTCTTGATCGGAATGCGGGTGCGGCCCAGTTCCACGGTCAGCTGGACGGGGATGTCCAGGATCATGTTGATGTCGCCGCTGGGCAGATTGTTGGGCGAGGGCGAGAAATTGGCGAAGCTGGCCGGCGCGACCTGCTCGCTGGGCTGGGACACTTCTTCGGCCACTTCGGCCGGTTTGGATTCCGCCAGGGCCGCCGCCCATTCGGCGGCCATGGCGTCTTGTTCTTCGGCGGAGGGGGTATCAGGTGACATTGCGTGCTCCCAGCCAACCCTGGTCAGGGCTGGTCAGCATTTGTTCCACTTTGATCGCGTACTTGCCATTCGAGGTGCCGTAGTGGCAGTCGTAAATCGGCACGCCGTCGATCTTGGCCTTGATCATGGTTTCCAGGTCCAGCTCGATGAAGTCACCCGGCTTGAAGGCCAGCAATTGCTCCACCGTGGCCGGCGCCGTACCCAGCTCGGCCACCAGCTCCACCTGCGCGGCCTGGATCTGGTGCTTGAGCAGATTGACCCAGCGGCGGTCGGGCTCGGTGGAATCGCCCACTGTGGTCGAGTACAGCACGTCACGGATCGGCTCCAGCGTCGCGTAGGGGATGCAGAAGTAGACCGTGCCGCTGGTCTCGCCGATTTCCAGCGTGAACGAGGTCGACACCACGATCTCGCTGGGGGTGGCGATGTTGGCGAACTGGGGCTGCATTTCCGAGCGTTGGTATTCCAGCTCCAGCGGATAGATGCCTTTCCAGGCCTTGTGGTATTCGGCCGTGATGACCTCGACCAGGCGCAGGATCACGCGCTGCTCGGTGGCCGAGAAATCGCGGCCTTCGATGCGGGCGTGGAACTTGCCGATGCCACCGAACAGCGAGTCGATGACGGCGAACACCAAGGTCGGGTCGCAGACGATCAGACCCGAGCCGCGCAGCGGCTTGACCGAGACGATGTTGAAGTTGGTCGGCACCACGATCTCGCGCAGGAAGGCGCTGTACTTCTGCACCTTGATGCCGCCGATGGCCACTTCCGGGCTCTTGCGGATGAAGTTGAACAGGCCGACGCGGATGTTGCGCGCAAAACGTTCGTTGATGATTTCCATCGTGGGCATGCGCCCACGGACGATCCGTTCCTGGCTGGCCAGGTTGTAGTCGCGTATGCCACCAACCTGCTCCTCCTCGGCGTCGAGCTTCTGGCTCTCGCCGGTGATGCCCTGCAGTAGCGCATCAACTTCGTCTTGGGAGAGGATTTGCTGATTCATGGCGAATCACCGATCTGCTTCAACAGCGGGCTCACTGGACGATGAAGGTGGAGAACAACACCTGGGTGACCGGGCTGACCACGGCTGGCTTCTTCTTTTTCTTTTTCTTCTTCGGCGCGGCCTCTTCCTCGTGCTCGTCTTCGTCCTCGAGCTCGATGCCCATGGGGCGCACCGATTCACGCAAAACTTCGCGGGCCAGCTTTTCCTTGCCCTCGCGGCTCAGCAACTCGGCCGATGTTTTGTGTGAAAGAACCATCAGCACATTGCTGCGGATGGCGGGCAGGTAGGCCTTGATCTGATCGGCGGTCTTGGCGTCGATCACCTCCAGCGTGATGCCGACCTGGGCAAAGCGATCCACATCCTTGTCGGACAGATTGACGGTGAAGGGGTCCAGGGGCACGAACACCGGCGGTGTGCCTGGCTTGGGCGCAGCGTGGGCCGGGGCTTCCTGATGGGCGGCGGCTTCACCACCTTCCTCATCGTCCGCGGGCGGTTTCTTTTTCATCAGGAGCAAGGCGGCACCGCCGCCACCCAGAACCAGCACGAGCACGGCCGCGATGATGATGATCAGTTTTTTGTTGCCTCCGCCTTTGGGGGCATCGGCAGGCGCTGCGGCCGGTGTAG contains:
- the fliR gene encoding flagellar biosynthetic protein FliR — encoded protein: MFSVTEAQLLAWLNPLLWPFVRTLALFAGMPVFSQRNVPARVKVGLALFISLAAQPSLPVMPLAPLDSLPMLLLLLAQQMLIGLSMGFAVRLVFASLEFAGELIGLQMGLNYAGFFDPATGSQGTASARFFGSMVAFLFIAINGHLLLINALIQSFQVFPVGDEPFHFLRVAKPQVWGAEIFRIGLWIALPLITMLMFVNLVLGVISRVAPQIGVFSVGFPLTVSIGLIGMVATLPLMQTPFTVALERLLAAFT
- a CDS encoding flagellar basal body-associated FliL family protein, which gives rise to MSTPAAAPADAPKGGGNKKLIIIIAAVLVLVLGGGGAALLLMKKKPPADDEEGGEAAAHQEAPAHAAPKPGTPPVFVPLDPFTVNLSDKDVDRFAQVGITLEVIDAKTADQIKAYLPAIRSNVLMVLSHKTSAELLSREGKEKLAREVLRESVRPMGIELEDEDEHEEEAAPKKKKKKKKPAVVSPVTQVLFSTFIVQ
- the fliN gene encoding flagellar motor switch protein FliN; this encodes MSPDTPSAEEQDAMAAEWAAALAESKPAEVAEEVSQPSEQVAPASFANFSPSPNNLPSGDINMILDIPVQLTVELGRTRIPIKNILQLAQGSVVELDALAGEPMDVLVNGYLIAQGEVVVVNDKFGIRLTDIVTPSERMRRLSKA
- a CDS encoding FliO/MopB family protein — its product is MNSSPLLPLLWFLAILCLIPLALWLLKRTPLGGAGSQTHGAMRLVAQLPIAPNQRLLTVEVGQGDDRRWLVLGVTGQQINTLHVMPPQAEAPSATGLAPFANGSFAQQLGARLRGQTPAHVEDKSAGGRDAS
- the fliQ gene encoding flagellar biosynthesis protein FliQ — its product is MDAQQVFTFGQQGLYVLMLVSAPVLLTVLAVGVLVSVFQAATQINESTLSFVPKVLAAVLVLSITGPWMVTTLVEYIQRTLKTIPQVVS
- the fliM gene encoding flagellar motor switch protein FliM; this translates as MNQQILSQDEVDALLQGITGESQKLDAEEEQVGGIRDYNLASQERIVRGRMPTMEIINERFARNIRVGLFNFIRKSPEVAIGGIKVQKYSAFLREIVVPTNFNIVSVKPLRGSGLIVCDPTLVFAVIDSLFGGIGKFHARIEGRDFSATEQRVILRLVEVITAEYHKAWKGIYPLELEYQRSEMQPQFANIATPSEIVVSTSFTLEIGETSGTVYFCIPYATLEPIRDVLYSTTVGDSTEPDRRWVNLLKHQIQAAQVELVAELGTAPATVEQLLAFKPGDFIELDLETMIKAKIDGVPIYDCHYGTSNGKYAIKVEQMLTSPDQGWLGARNVT
- the lon gene encoding endopeptidase La, whose amino-acid sequence is MSGHPVLPAEPITLPLLPLRDVVVFPHMVIPLFVGRPKSIKALEAAMEAGRQIMLVAQKAAGKDEPKSDDMFEVGCVSSILQMLKLPDGTVKVLVEGLQRATTTSITDGEEHFVAEVLPIPPETDPKPEVEALRRAVTQQFDQYVKLNKKIPPEILTSIGGIDDAGRLADTIAAHLPLKLDAKQSVLDLAEVSKRLETLLDLLEHEVDILQVEKRIRGRVKRQMEKSQREYYLNEQVKAIQKELGDGEEGADLEELDKKIQAARMPKEARKKADAELKKLKLMSPMSAEATVVRNYIETLVNLPWSKKTKIKFDLSNAVDVLNEDHYGLDKVKDRIVEYLAVQQRVDKVKAPILCLVGPPGVGKTSLGQSVARATGRKFVRMALGGVRDEAEIRGHRRTYIGSMPGKVLQSLSKVGTRNPLFLLDEIDKLGMDFRGDPSSALLEVLDPEQNHTFGDHYVEVDFDLSDVMFIATSNSMNIPPALLDRMEVIRLSGYTEDEKVNIAQRYLLPKQSKNNGVKDEEMEVTESAIRGIIRYYTREAGVRSLEREVSKICRKVVKGLTLKTIEGKAVVTEDNLHDFLGVRKYDFGRAEKKNQVGQVVGLAWTEVGGDLLTIEATAMPGKGNIIRTGSLGDVMKESVEAARTVVRSRARLLGIKDELFEKRDVHVHVPDGATPKDGPSAGAAMTTAFVSALTGIPVRADVAMTGEITLRGEVTAIGGLKEKLLAAHRGGIKTVMIPEENVKDLQDIPENVKNQLEIVPVRWIDRVLEVALESMPVPLPDDEPAAAAKTEPVVAAPAATH
- the fliP gene encoding flagellar type III secretion system pore protein FliP (The bacterial flagellar biogenesis protein FliP forms a type III secretion system (T3SS)-type pore required for flagellar assembly.); the encoded protein is MRAEAWLGRAALLSTGLLLSASAWAQSSTPPATIPLLLGQGANGGSFSVPIQTLLFFTALGFLPAVLLMMTGFTRIVIVLSLMRQALGTQAAPPNQVIVGLSLFLTFFVMSPTLDKVYAEAWQPYSTGALPFEEAIKRAEPPMRSFMLKQTRQADVSLFARLAKLDDSVKAEDVPFKVLVPAFVTSELKSAFQIAFLIFIPFLVIDMIVSSVLMSLGMMMLSPVLVALPFKLMLFVLADGWNLLLGSLAASFVT